From the Maioricimonas rarisocia genome, one window contains:
- a CDS encoding DUF1552 domain-containing protein, producing the protein MHQFSRRTLLRGVGGSMALPWLESLSVWANDQTPLRQASEAPRRFAVLFAGNGFHKDHWWARGAGTEMALGQVLAPLQAHREKVLFIRGLYNEQALKGNIHSSQTGNLLSGAPLASGGEIRSGTSIDQVLAQTHGRSTKVPSLVLGCEKSNPSVHKNYSMLYSSHISWSSPTTPTPLELYPALAFDRLFRDTADAGDRSVLDAVLEDARRLRSGVSRSDQQKLDEYLNSVREVEQRIERAGTRGELQGWRPTLEKPDIPRPADGIPQDIGEHMRLMCDILVLAFQTDTTRICTLKLNNDHSALRFPNLGVDYMIHHLLSHQESDDWLKVNQFFVQQLAYIADRLDAIQEGEKTALDNSMLMFCSSMLTGSHNAGQLPVILVGRGGGSLETGRTLDYLDQPNRKMCSLYLSLLDKFGVHLEEFGDSRERLPGV; encoded by the coding sequence ATGCATCAGTTCTCGCGACGGACGCTGCTTCGGGGAGTTGGCGGCTCCATGGCCCTCCCCTGGCTCGAATCCCTTTCGGTCTGGGCGAACGATCAGACACCGTTGCGGCAGGCGAGCGAGGCGCCGCGGCGGTTCGCCGTTCTGTTTGCGGGCAACGGGTTCCACAAGGACCACTGGTGGGCCCGCGGTGCCGGCACAGAGATGGCACTCGGCCAGGTCCTCGCGCCGCTGCAGGCACATCGCGAGAAGGTGCTGTTTATCCGCGGCCTCTACAACGAACAGGCCCTCAAGGGAAACATCCACAGTTCGCAGACGGGCAATCTGCTTTCGGGCGCTCCGCTGGCATCCGGTGGCGAGATTCGCTCCGGGACGAGCATCGACCAGGTTCTGGCACAAACGCACGGACGCAGCACGAAGGTTCCGTCGCTGGTCCTGGGCTGCGAGAAGTCGAATCCGTCGGTGCACAAGAACTACTCGATGCTCTACAGCTCCCACATCTCGTGGAGCTCACCGACAACGCCGACGCCGCTCGAGTTGTACCCGGCCCTGGCGTTCGACCGCCTCTTCCGCGATACGGCCGATGCCGGGGACCGCAGTGTGCTGGATGCCGTTCTCGAGGACGCCCGGCGGCTCCGCAGCGGCGTGAGTCGCAGCGATCAGCAGAAACTCGACGAGTACCTGAATTCCGTTCGAGAAGTGGAGCAGCGGATCGAACGTGCGGGGACCCGCGGCGAACTGCAGGGATGGCGGCCGACATTGGAGAAGCCGGACATTCCCCGGCCCGCCGACGGCATTCCGCAGGACATCGGCGAGCATATGCGGCTGATGTGCGACATCCTCGTGCTCGCCTTCCAGACCGACACGACGCGGATCTGCACGCTCAAACTGAACAACGATCACTCGGCGCTCCGGTTCCCGAACCTGGGCGTCGACTACATGATCCACCACCTGCTTTCGCACCAGGAGTCAGACGACTGGCTGAAAGTGAACCAGTTCTTCGTGCAGCAGCTGGCCTACATTGCCGACCGGCTCGATGCGATTCAGGAAGGGGAAAAGACGGCACTGGACAACTCGATGCTGATGTTCTGCTCGAGCATGCTGACGGGGAGTCACAACGCCGGCCAGTTGCCGGTCATCCTCGTGGGCCGCGGCGGTGGATCACTCGAGACGGGCCGGACGCTCGACTACCTAGACCAGCCGAACCGCAAGATGTGCAGCCTGTATCTGTCGCTGCTGGACAAGTTCGGCGTGCACCTCGAGGAATTCGGCGACTCCCGCGAACGGCTGCCGGGTGTGTGA
- a CDS encoding MGH1-like glycoside hydrolase domain-containing protein, giving the protein MTRIDASRAELDRLAAEVRRDPDSNWKRWGPYLSERQWGTVREDKSPDGRVWRAFTHDEAVWRAYRWGEDGILGLTDRQCRLAFSLALWNGKDPILKERLFGLSGPEGNHGEDVKECYYYLDSTPSHSYMKGLYKYPQQEFPYELLRTANSERSRLEPEYELTDTGVFDGNRYFDVFVEYAKAAPEDILIRITVANRGPKKARLHLLPQFVFRNTWSWGETSESHLARPSLELMEDGSVLAEHETLGRLRIDADGGPRGKAPEWIFTENETNSWRHEKPELSRASCKDAFHLYVVNGVKQAVNLKPRGTKAAAVYVIDVPAEGEREIRLRLRPQDVAPDPPFGDEFQQTFRTRIDEADAFYESKTCPGLDEDERRVLRQASAGLLWSKQFYYYVVNEWLDEKPEPDPMETDPMVLRNRDWQHLYNRNIISMPDKWEYPWYAAWDSAFHMLPFANLDPHFAREQLILFLREWYMHPNGQIPAYEWNFSDVNPPVHAWACWRIYQMTGTPGKRDREFLARAFQKLLLNFTWWVNRKDVRGKHVFTGGFLGLDNIGIFDRSKPLPTGGHLEQADGTAWMAYYCSSMLSIAFELADGNPAYEDMASKFFEHYVAIAEAMNSLDGTGLWDEEDGFYYDHLHINGRSIPLKIRSMVGIIPLFTVDILYERVIGKLPGFCKRMNWFLEHRQDLSEFMTYMEKNDGNGEGSQRLLAIPTRDRLERILKYVLDENEFLSPFGVRSLSKYHLEHPFVFGSNGDEMRVQYVPGESDSGMFGGNSNWRGPIWFPLNYLLIEAFERYHQFYGDSLKVECPTGSGNMMNLKEVADEIRRRLVRLFLADEEGVRPSYARGDRFTNDEHWTDLVLFYEYFHGDTGRGLGANHQTGWTALVAPILESLARDRAEAGEPDPTAFWADAAR; this is encoded by the coding sequence TTGACGAGGATTGATGCGTCCCGCGCCGAACTGGACCGCCTGGCTGCTGAAGTTCGCCGCGATCCCGACTCCAATTGGAAACGCTGGGGTCCGTACCTGTCGGAACGCCAGTGGGGCACTGTGCGCGAAGACAAGTCGCCGGACGGTCGCGTCTGGCGCGCCTTCACCCACGACGAAGCCGTCTGGCGAGCCTATCGCTGGGGCGAGGACGGGATCCTCGGCCTGACCGACCGGCAGTGTCGGCTCGCCTTCTCGCTGGCGCTCTGGAACGGGAAGGATCCGATCCTCAAGGAGCGACTGTTCGGCCTCAGCGGCCCGGAAGGGAATCACGGCGAAGATGTCAAGGAGTGCTACTACTACCTCGACTCCACCCCTTCCCACTCGTACATGAAGGGGCTGTACAAGTACCCGCAGCAGGAATTCCCGTACGAACTGCTGCGCACAGCCAACTCGGAACGGAGTCGGCTCGAACCGGAGTACGAGCTGACCGATACCGGGGTCTTCGACGGCAACCGGTATTTCGACGTGTTCGTCGAGTACGCGAAGGCGGCACCCGAAGACATCCTCATCCGGATCACAGTCGCCAATCGGGGACCGAAGAAGGCGCGGCTGCATCTGCTTCCCCAGTTCGTCTTTCGCAATACCTGGTCGTGGGGAGAGACCAGTGAAAGTCACCTGGCCCGACCGTCGCTGGAACTGATGGAAGACGGTTCGGTTCTCGCCGAACACGAAACGCTCGGCCGGCTCCGCATCGACGCCGATGGTGGACCACGGGGAAAGGCTCCGGAGTGGATCTTCACCGAAAACGAAACGAACAGCTGGCGGCATGAGAAGCCGGAGCTCAGCCGTGCGTCCTGCAAGGACGCGTTTCACCTGTACGTCGTCAACGGCGTCAAACAGGCAGTCAATCTGAAGCCCCGCGGCACAAAGGCGGCAGCGGTCTACGTCATCGACGTACCGGCCGAAGGAGAGCGGGAGATCCGTCTGCGACTGCGGCCGCAGGATGTGGCACCCGATCCGCCGTTCGGCGACGAGTTCCAGCAGACGTTCCGCACCCGCATCGACGAGGCGGATGCCTTCTACGAATCCAAGACCTGCCCCGGTCTGGATGAAGATGAGCGGCGTGTGCTGAGGCAGGCAAGTGCCGGGCTGCTCTGGAGCAAGCAGTTCTACTACTACGTCGTGAACGAGTGGCTCGACGAGAAGCCGGAACCGGATCCGATGGAGACGGATCCGATGGTGCTGCGGAACCGGGACTGGCAGCATCTGTACAACCGCAACATCATCTCGATGCCGGACAAGTGGGAGTACCCGTGGTACGCCGCCTGGGACAGTGCGTTCCACATGCTGCCGTTTGCGAACCTCGATCCGCACTTTGCGCGGGAGCAGCTGATCCTGTTCCTCCGCGAATGGTACATGCACCCCAACGGGCAGATTCCCGCGTACGAGTGGAACTTCAGTGACGTCAATCCGCCCGTGCATGCCTGGGCCTGCTGGCGGATCTACCAGATGACCGGCACTCCCGGGAAGCGGGACCGCGAGTTCCTCGCCCGGGCATTCCAGAAGCTGCTGCTCAACTTCACCTGGTGGGTCAATCGCAAGGATGTGCGAGGCAAGCACGTCTTCACCGGCGGATTCCTCGGCCTGGACAACATCGGTATCTTCGACCGCTCGAAGCCTCTGCCGACCGGCGGACACCTCGAACAGGCGGACGGCACCGCCTGGATGGCGTACTACTGCTCGAGCATGCTGTCGATCGCCTTCGAACTGGCCGACGGCAATCCGGCTTACGAAGACATGGCTTCGAAGTTCTTCGAGCACTACGTCGCCATTGCCGAGGCGATGAACTCGCTCGATGGGACCGGCCTGTGGGACGAAGAGGACGGGTTCTACTACGACCATCTGCACATCAACGGTCGCAGCATCCCGCTGAAGATCCGCTCGATGGTCGGGATCATTCCGCTGTTCACCGTCGACATTCTCTACGAGCGGGTGATCGGCAAGCTGCCCGGATTCTGCAAGCGGATGAACTGGTTCCTGGAACACCGCCAGGATCTGTCCGAGTTCATGACGTACATGGAGAAGAATGACGGAAACGGCGAGGGAAGTCAGCGGCTGCTGGCGATCCCGACGCGTGACCGGCTCGAGCGAATCCTTAAGTACGTGCTCGACGAGAACGAGTTTCTCTCACCGTTCGGCGTCCGCTCACTGTCGAAGTACCACCTCGAGCATCCGTTCGTCTTCGGATCGAACGGCGACGAGATGCGTGTTCAGTACGTGCCCGGAGAGTCGGACAGTGGCATGTTCGGCGGCAACTCGAACTGGCGCGGCCCGATCTGGTTCCCGCTCAACTACCTGCTCATCGAGGCGTTCGAGCGTTACCACCAGTTCTACGGCGACTCGCTGAAGGTCGAATGTCCGACCGGTTCCGGAAATATGATGAACCTCAAGGAGGTGGCCGACGAGATCCGCCGCCGCCTGGTTCGCCTGTTCCTCGCCGATGAGGAAGGGGTGCGTCCCAGTTACGCCCGCGGCGATCGATTTACCAACGATGAGCACTGGACCGATCTGGTTCTGTTCTACGAGTACTTTCACGGAGATACCGGACGCGGTCTGGGGGCCAATCATCAGACCGGCTGGACGGCACTGGTGGCGCCGATTCTCGAGAGCCTGGCCCGGGACCGTGCGGAAGCCGGCGAACCGGATCCAACCGCCTTCTGGGCCGATGCTGCCCGGTGA
- the pstC gene encoding phosphate ABC transporter permease subunit PstC, which yields MFRWPSDRLFLRVVRLCAAVSAAIILVIVAFLVRESLPALRSVGIERFATDPSWHPAAVATEGTFNLLPMLVGTLLAAVGAVLLATPLGIGSALFCRFYAPPLLARPYRMMIELLAGIPSVVYGFWGLVVLVPLIAAIAQPGSSLLAGILILTVMILPTLALVADASIGSVPRDYLRAAAALGLSRWGTIAGVVLPTARSGLLTGIILATMRALGETMAVLMVCGNVVQIPGTLFDPVRTLTANIALEMAYALGDHRSALFVSGLLLMGLVTLLVAAAELVSQPRQFVRQA from the coding sequence TTGTTCCGCTGGCCGAGTGACAGACTGTTCCTCCGCGTCGTACGACTCTGCGCGGCAGTGTCCGCAGCGATCATCCTGGTCATCGTCGCGTTTCTTGTGCGTGAGTCACTCCCGGCCCTGCGTTCGGTCGGCATCGAGCGGTTCGCGACCGATCCCTCATGGCATCCTGCCGCTGTCGCTACCGAAGGGACCTTCAACCTGCTGCCGATGCTCGTCGGCACGCTGCTCGCAGCGGTCGGTGCGGTGCTTCTGGCAACGCCATTGGGAATCGGCTCGGCACTCTTCTGTCGGTTCTACGCGCCGCCGCTGCTCGCGCGGCCGTACCGCATGATGATCGAGCTTCTCGCGGGCATTCCGTCGGTGGTGTACGGCTTCTGGGGACTGGTTGTTCTCGTGCCGCTCATTGCCGCGATCGCACAACCCGGTTCGAGCCTGCTGGCCGGCATTCTGATCCTGACGGTCATGATCCTGCCGACGTTGGCGCTCGTTGCCGATGCATCCATCGGTTCGGTGCCGCGTGACTATCTGCGAGCTGCGGCGGCACTCGGACTCTCCCGCTGGGGAACGATCGCGGGCGTCGTGCTGCCGACCGCACGGTCGGGACTGCTGACCGGCATCATCCTCGCCACGATGCGGGCGCTGGGTGAAACGATGGCCGTGCTGATGGTCTGCGGAAACGTCGTGCAGATCCCCGGCACTCTGTTCGATCCGGTCCGGACACTGACGGCGAACATCGCGCTGGAGATGGCCTACGCGCTGGGAGATCACCGGTCGGCGTTGTTCGTCAGCGGTCTGCTGTTAATGGGCCTGGTCACACTGCTGGTCGCCGCAGCCGAGCTTGTCAGCCAACCTCGTCAATTCGTCCGCCAGGCCTGA
- the pstA gene encoding phosphate ABC transporter permease PstA, producing the protein MSPFTDESPRPADVPWTFRPAAAHRWIDRLASAVAWTMAAIIAAVFTWIVGSILWHGAGEFSWAYLTESVLDAGRAGGIGPILVSTLLILLVCLVVAVPIGLGTAILLAEFSSQQSRFGRLVRRSLDVLAGVPSIVFGLFGNAFFCVWLGMGFSILSGGLTLACMVLPILIRATEEGFRSAPDEYRLGAAALGMSRTAAIRHLLLPVAVPGLVVGLVLGIGRALAETAALIFTSGYVDRMPESLWDSGRSLSIHIFDLSMNVAGGNERAYAAALVLISLLLILNGAASWMAHRWLGRQIVTN; encoded by the coding sequence ATGTCCCCGTTCACCGACGAATCCCCTCGACCTGCTGACGTGCCGTGGACATTCCGTCCGGCGGCAGCGCACCGGTGGATCGACCGACTGGCCTCTGCGGTCGCGTGGACAATGGCAGCCATAATCGCCGCTGTCTTTACATGGATTGTGGGGAGCATCCTCTGGCACGGGGCCGGGGAGTTTTCGTGGGCGTACCTGACGGAATCGGTCCTCGACGCAGGAAGGGCAGGGGGGATCGGGCCGATCCTCGTCTCGACGCTGCTGATCCTGCTGGTCTGCCTGGTCGTCGCCGTACCGATCGGGCTGGGGACGGCCATCCTGCTGGCCGAGTTCTCATCGCAGCAGAGCCGGTTCGGGCGGCTGGTTCGCCGCAGTCTGGACGTTCTGGCGGGAGTCCCCTCGATCGTCTTCGGACTGTTCGGAAACGCCTTCTTCTGCGTCTGGCTGGGAATGGGCTTCTCGATCCTGTCCGGAGGGCTGACGCTCGCCTGCATGGTTCTGCCCATCCTGATTCGCGCGACGGAGGAAGGTTTTCGCTCGGCACCGGACGAGTACCGGCTGGGAGCTGCCGCTCTGGGTATGTCACGGACGGCGGCGATCCGTCATCTGCTGCTGCCGGTCGCTGTTCCCGGGCTGGTCGTCGGTCTGGTTCTCGGCATCGGTCGGGCACTCGCGGAGACGGCCGCATTGATCTTCACCAGCGGCTACGTGGACCGGATGCCGGAATCGCTGTGGGACTCAGGCCGATCGTTGTCGATCCACATCTTCGACCTGTCGATGAACGTCGCCGGGGGCAACGAACGAGCGTACGCGGCCGCCCTGGTGCTGATCAGCCTGCTGCTGATCCTCAACGGTGCGGCCTCCTGGATGGCACACCGCTGGCTGGGCCGGCAGATCGTGACAAACTGA
- a CDS encoding ArsR/SmtB family transcription factor, with the protein MATEPGTQGGCAGLLKILADETRLAVVRQLMDGPKHVGDINASLELEQSLLSHHLKVLREAGLVLSRRDGKAVLYSLAPEYRSSLPGEAIDLGCCLISFDDITG; encoded by the coding sequence ATGGCCACGGAGCCGGGAACGCAGGGCGGATGCGCCGGCCTGCTCAAGATCCTTGCGGATGAAACGCGGCTGGCGGTCGTCCGGCAACTGATGGACGGACCAAAACACGTCGGTGACATCAATGCTTCGCTCGAGCTCGAACAGAGTCTGCTCTCGCATCACCTCAAGGTGCTGCGCGAGGCGGGACTGGTCCTCTCCCGTCGCGACGGCAAAGCTGTGCTTTATTCGCTGGCGCCGGAGTACCGGTCCTCGTTGCCGGGCGAAGCGATCGACCTCGGCTGCTGCCTGATTTCGTTCGACGACATCACCGGCTGA
- a CDS encoding phosphate ABC transporter ATP-binding protein → MNPTTWPPATDPKRAGDAVVQIERLSIQYDSQCVLSDVDLSADAGRIMAVIGPSGCGKTSLLSTLNRLCDLVPGCHVSGTVRIGGIDVRDTDVDVLQLRRRVGMIFQKPNPFPLSIRRNLELPLREHGVIDRAVLAERIESTLKSVGLWDEVKDRLDRPALSLSGGQQQRLCIARALALQPHVLLLDEPCSALDPISTGVIEELLLGLRERLTQIVVTHNLAQARRIADDVAFFWMKNGTGRLIERGPAEQIFEKPRDPLTQAYVAGRSG, encoded by the coding sequence ATGAACCCCACGACGTGGCCGCCCGCGACCGACCCGAAGCGAGCCGGCGACGCCGTCGTACAGATCGAGCGGCTCTCGATCCAATACGACTCGCAGTGCGTGCTGAGTGACGTCGATCTTTCGGCTGATGCCGGTCGGATCATGGCGGTGATCGGGCCTTCGGGCTGCGGCAAGACGAGCCTGCTGTCGACGCTCAATCGGCTGTGCGACCTGGTGCCGGGATGCCACGTGAGTGGAACCGTTCGCATCGGAGGGATCGACGTGCGCGATACAGACGTAGACGTCCTGCAGCTGCGGCGGCGGGTGGGAATGATCTTCCAGAAACCGAATCCGTTTCCGCTGTCGATCCGCCGCAATCTCGAGCTGCCGCTCCGCGAACATGGCGTCATCGACCGGGCGGTTCTGGCCGAACGAATCGAATCGACGCTCAAGAGTGTTGGCCTGTGGGACGAGGTGAAGGACCGGCTCGACCGACCGGCGCTGTCCCTCTCAGGGGGGCAGCAGCAACGACTCTGCATCGCGCGGGCCCTTGCGCTGCAGCCTCATGTCCTGCTGCTCGACGAGCCGTGCAGCGCGCTGGACCCCATTTCGACAGGGGTGATCGAAGAACTGCTGCTTGGGCTTCGCGAACGGCTGACGCAGATCGTCGTCACGCACAATCTGGCACAGGCCCGCCGCATCGCCGATGACGTGGCATTCTTCTGGATGAAGAACGGCACGGGTCGATTGATTGAACGGGGTCCGGCGGAGCAGATCTTCGAGAAGCCTCGGGACCCACTCACTCAGGCGTACGTCGCCGGCCGCTCCGGATGA
- the sthA gene encoding Si-specific NAD(P)(+) transhydrogenase, with product MDSQNFDVVVIGTGPGGEGAAMQATKLGKSVAVVERFRRIGGSCTHRGTIPSKALRFAIYQVTSVLGNKLFRDVGLTRTPTFPDLRRTAASVIEKQVDMRLSFYERNGVPLFVGHARFRDPNTLEVFDEYGGRRELRADSFIVATGSRPYRPAEIDFSHPRVFDSDTILDLAETPRTITIYGAGVIGCEYASMFRNLGVKVNLVNTRQKLLEFLDDEIIDALSYHLRDRGVIIRHNEAYERVEPTDDGVVLHLKSGKQIKTDVLFWAAGRNGNTVDMGLEEIGLVPNRRGQLEVNEDFQTTLPHIYAVGDVIGVPSLASAAYVQGRYAAMHLANGVCERALISEIPTGIYTSPEISSLGKTERELTEAGVPYEVGQSMFKSLARAQITGRTVGMLKLLFHRETLQLLGIHCFGANASEIIHIGQAVMSQPGEQNSLRYFVNSTFNYPTMAEAYRVAALNGLNRLF from the coding sequence ATGGACTCGCAGAACTTCGACGTCGTCGTTATCGGAACCGGTCCGGGTGGCGAAGGAGCCGCCATGCAGGCCACCAAGCTCGGCAAATCGGTGGCGGTCGTCGAACGATTCCGGCGGATCGGCGGAAGTTGCACCCACCGCGGCACGATTCCCAGCAAGGCTCTGCGGTTCGCCATCTACCAGGTGACCAGCGTGCTGGGGAACAAGCTCTTCCGCGATGTCGGCCTGACACGCACCCCCACCTTTCCCGATCTGCGCAGAACGGCCGCATCCGTCATCGAGAAGCAGGTCGACATGCGGCTCTCCTTCTACGAACGCAACGGCGTCCCCCTGTTTGTCGGACACGCCCGTTTTCGCGATCCGAATACGCTGGAGGTCTTCGACGAGTACGGCGGCCGGCGGGAACTGCGAGCCGATTCGTTCATCGTCGCAACCGGCTCGCGGCCGTACCGTCCGGCCGAGATCGACTTCAGCCATCCCCGCGTCTTCGACAGCGACACGATCCTCGACCTTGCCGAGACACCCCGGACGATCACCATTTACGGAGCCGGCGTCATCGGCTGCGAATACGCCTCGATGTTCCGCAACCTGGGCGTGAAGGTGAACCTGGTCAACACCCGGCAGAAGCTGCTGGAGTTCCTCGATGACGAGATCATCGACGCCCTCAGCTACCACCTGCGGGATCGGGGCGTCATCATCCGCCACAACGAGGCGTACGAACGGGTCGAGCCGACCGACGACGGGGTGGTCCTGCACCTGAAGTCGGGCAAGCAGATCAAGACCGACGTGCTGTTCTGGGCCGCCGGCCGCAACGGCAACACCGTCGACATGGGGCTCGAAGAGATCGGACTGGTCCCCAATCGTCGCGGACAGCTCGAGGTCAACGAAGACTTTCAGACAACGCTTCCCCATATCTACGCGGTCGGAGACGTGATCGGCGTTCCCTCACTCGCCAGTGCCGCCTACGTGCAGGGACGCTATGCCGCCATGCACCTGGCCAATGGAGTCTGCGAACGGGCCCTCATCAGCGAGATTCCGACCGGCATCTACACCAGTCCCGAAATCAGTTCGCTGGGAAAGACCGAACGGGAACTGACCGAAGCGGGTGTGCCATACGAGGTGGGACAGTCAATGTTCAAGAGTCTTGCCCGGGCCCAGATCACCGGACGGACCGTCGGCATGCTCAAGCTGCTGTTTCACCGCGAGACGCTGCAGCTTTTGGGCATCCACTGCTTCGGGGCGAACGCCTCGGAGATCATCCACATCGGCCAGGCAGTCATGTCGCAGCCGGGCGAACAGAACTCGCTCCGCTACTTTGTGAACTCGACGTTCAACTACCCGACAATGGCCGAGGCGTACCGTGTCGCGGCACTCAACGGCCTGAACCGGCTGTTCTGA
- a CDS encoding phosphate ABC transporter substrate-binding protein codes for MPVLRNGLLFTLLIVSLCCEVACTPGAASSQAENQSHLSGRLTLTGSSTVAPLMSEIGKAFEARHPDVRVDVQTGGSSRGIADARTGLADIGMVSRSLNSAEQDLHAFPIARDGICIIVHRDNPVRELTDEQIVSIYTGTIDNWIEVGGNDGEITVVNKAQGRSTLELFLDYFGLKSTHLVADVVIGDNEQGIKTVAGNPQAIGYVSIGTAEYDAQHDVTIALLPVGGIPPSTATVAEGRFPLSRPLNLVTRDEPTGLAAAFIDFARSEDVHELIRKQYFVPLAE; via the coding sequence TTGCCTGTCCTGCGGAACGGACTGCTGTTCACACTGTTGATCGTGAGTCTCTGCTGTGAGGTCGCCTGTACCCCCGGTGCGGCGTCGTCGCAGGCGGAGAACCAGTCACACCTGTCCGGCCGACTCACGCTGACCGGCTCGAGTACCGTCGCTCCACTGATGTCGGAGATCGGCAAGGCGTTCGAAGCACGGCATCCGGACGTTCGCGTCGACGTGCAGACCGGCGGCTCCTCCCGCGGCATCGCGGATGCCCGCACGGGTCTGGCCGACATCGGGATGGTCTCGCGATCCCTCAACAGTGCTGAACAGGACTTGCACGCCTTTCCCATCGCACGGGACGGCATCTGCATCATCGTTCACCGCGACAACCCTGTAAGAGAGCTTACCGACGAACAGATCGTCAGCATCTACACTGGCACCATCGACAACTGGATTGAAGTCGGTGGCAACGACGGCGAGATCACCGTCGTCAACAAGGCTCAGGGACGTTCGACGCTCGAGCTCTTCCTCGACTACTTCGGGCTGAAGAGCACTCACCTCGTAGCGGACGTCGTCATCGGTGACAACGAGCAGGGAATCAAGACGGTGGCCGGCAATCCGCAGGCGATCGGCTATGTCTCGATTGGAACCGCCGAGTATGACGCGCAGCACGATGTGACGATTGCCCTTCTTCCCGTCGGCGGCATCCCTCCGAGCACAGCGACGGTTGCCGAGGGCCGGTTTCCGCTGTCCCGACCGCTCAATCTCGTCACACGTGACGAGCCGACCGGGCTGGCTGCTGCCTTCATCGACTTCGCCCGCTCCGAAGACGTCCACGAACTGATTCGAAAGCAGTACTTTGTTCCGCTGGCCGAGTGA